DNA from Kitasatospora herbaricolor:
CGCCAGGACCGCCGGGACTTCAGCGCCGCCGAGGTGTACCGCGCGATGGAGCGGCTCGGTTTCACCTGCCGCACCTCGCCGCCGGTCGCCGAGACGCCCGAGCCCACCGAGCCCGTCGCCGGCACCGAGCCCACCGACCCGCTGGGCTTCTGACCGGACCTCGTCCGACCAGCACCGCTCCCCGGCCCACTCCCGGGTCGGCCCCGTTCTCGGGGCGGCGGACCGGTAGGCCGATCTGAACCACCGCCCGGCCGGGCCCCTCGGGGCCGCCGGGCTTTTCGGCGCGTCCGGAGGAGCCGAACCCTGCACAGGCGCCGGGGGGCGCCGGCAGGGCCCGGCAGGAACGGGCCCTGCGCGGGCCGCAGCCGGCCCCCGGGCGGCCGCGGCCACCCAGGCCGGGCCCGGAGCCCGGCGGACCGGGAGCGGCCCCGACAGGGGCCCGTGGAGCGCCGCCCGCACCCTCCGGCACCCGACGACGCGCCCGGCGCCCCGCCCGGCCCCGAATGCCCGCGACCCCGGACGCCCGCGCCCTCAGGCGCCCGCCGCCCCGGCCCCGCGGACCAGCTCCGCGACGAACCCCCGCACCCGCTCGGCCGGATCCGCCGCACCCGCCCACGCAGTCATCAGCAGGTGGTGGACCGTGCCCACCACGAGCAGCGCCAGCGCCACGCAGTCCGCCGCCGGCCCGAGCCGGCCGAGCCGCTGCTCGGCCTCCAGGTAGGCCGCGAGCGAGCGCTCGACCTCCGGCATCCCCGGCGCGCCGGCCGCCATCGCGGCCCTCACCCGCGCCGACACGCCCGCCCGGGTCAGCGCGAGCGAGGCGACGGCCGGGCCGCTGGAGGCGAGCAGGGCGAGCGCCGTGCCGGTCAGGTTCCCGGCCACCGTCCCCTGCCCGGCCCGTCCGGGCAGGCCCTCGGCGCGCTCGGCGACCGCCCGGAACCGGTCCAGCACCAGCTCCGCCACGAACTCGTCCAGATCGGCGAAGTGGTTGTACAGGACACCCTTGGCGCAGCCCGCCTCGCCGGTGACCGAGCGGTTCGACAGCCCGCCCGGGCCCTCCCTGGCCAGCACCCGCTCGGCTGCGGCGAACAGCCGTTCCCGGACGTCGGTGATCGGCACGCCCCGCGGTGACATCGTCCTCCTCCTCGGCCGCCCGTGGCGGCGGCCCTC
Protein-coding regions in this window:
- a CDS encoding SCO5918 family protein, whose protein sequence is MRSTIAGRSFYLEANEVEKAMAGIKPEPALAEAVRIGRRWYPVKQVGAVITRQDRRDFSAAEVYRAMERLGFTCRTSPPVAETPEPTEPVAGTEPTDPLGF
- a CDS encoding TetR/AcrR family transcriptional regulator, whose protein sequence is MSPRGVPITDVRERLFAAAERVLAREGPGGLSNRSVTGEAGCAKGVLYNHFADLDEFVAELVLDRFRAVAERAEGLPGRAGQGTVAGNLTGTALALLASSGPAVASLALTRAGVSARVRAAMAAGAPGMPEVERSLAAYLEAEQRLGRLGPAADCVALALLVVGTVHHLLMTAWAGAADPAERVRGFVAELVRGAGAAGA